CCATCGTCTTGCAGGTGCCCCGAGACGTGCCCGAGCGCGCCGAGCACGTGCTGGCGGGCGCCGACGCCCTCGTGCTCATCGGCGGCGAGGATGTCGACCCATCCTGGTATGGGCAGGAGAACGAGGGCAGCACCCGCACAACGCCCGAGGCCGATGCGTTCGACATCGCTCTGATACGCGAGGCGCACCGGCGCAGACTCCCGGTGTTCGCGATCTGTCGCGGGCATCAGCTGGTGAACGTCGCGTTCGGCGGCACGCTGTACCAAGACATTGCACAGGATCCGGTGCAGCACTCGCCCGGAGCGGCCGCGCCCGGAGAGTCCCCAGCGGCTGAACACACCATCACGATCGAGCCCGACAGTCGATTCCTCAGCACGATACTCGGAGCAACCGCCCGCGTGAATTCGATCCACCATCAAGCGGTTGATCGATGCGCCCCTGGCCTGCGCGTCGTGGCCCGCGCCGAAGACGGCATCGTCGAAGCACTCGAGTCCGAGGATGACGATTGGCTGTTGCTCAGCGTGCAATGGCACCCGGAAAAGATGGCGGATCACCAGGTGCTCTTCGATTGGTTCGTGGGCAGGTGCGGCAGCGCCTGGAGTCAGCCCCGGCGTACCAGCTCGCTGATGGCCGCTGGTGAGCTGAGTGACGAGATCCTGACCAGCGTCTGCAACGCACGTCACTTCGGCCCACCCTTCATTGCAGAAGACCACACAATCAACGAGCTTGCCGCGACTGTGCGACGCGTGCTCGACCACGCACTCCAGAAAGGACCCCACCGTGACCTATGAGACCGCTGACCCAGAACTGCTGAGTCGATCCGCCACCGCGCTCGCCGCGGTGCCGCACAGTCCGCTGTCGGGGATGGACGGCACGATCCCGGTGCACGACCCTGCGACCGGCGAGGAGATCGCGACGATCCCGAATCATACTGTCGAGACCGCGCTCGAAGCGGTCTCGCTGGCCGATTCCGCGGGGAAGGCCTGGGCGAAGACCACGCCG
Above is a genomic segment from Leucobacter rhizosphaerae containing:
- a CDS encoding gamma-glutamyl-gamma-aminobutyrate hydrolase family protein — protein: MVDQINGEVTPTVYVSTWQKTMNISPYGVFDIEGAIVEYVERTRNAGAIVLQVPRDVPERAEHVLAGADALVLIGGEDVDPSWYGQENEGSTRTTPEADAFDIALIREAHRRRLPVFAICRGHQLVNVAFGGTLYQDIAQDPVQHSPGAAAPGESPAAEHTITIEPDSRFLSTILGATARVNSIHHQAVDRCAPGLRVVARAEDGIVEALESEDDDWLLLSVQWHPEKMADHQVLFDWFVGRCGSAWSQPRRTSSLMAAGELSDEILTSVCNARHFGPPFIAEDHTINELAATVRRVLDHALQKGPHRDL